One window of Nicotiana tomentosiformis chromosome 11, ASM39032v3, whole genome shotgun sequence genomic DNA carries:
- the LOC117278677 gene encoding uncharacterized protein, producing MVGKDVVKDKGKGSKRKAKRDGDDVLSKKRKVHVDQKCSSSSDLKVNDKVSSLEQLMISSFEIFFKALGEHGASKGNRKDDDHHDSHSHHDTGDIHNDYFGIRMLQRIILLVRKLWRKILAVRKL from the exons atggTGGGAAAGGATGTTGTGAAGGATAAGGGTAAAGGTTCTAAAAGGAAGGCTAAAAGGGATGGGGATGATGTTCTATCAAAAAAGAGAAAAGTTCACGTTGATCAGAAATGTTCTAGCTCATCTGATTTGAAG GTAAACGACAAGGTTTCGTCTTTGGAGCAGTTAATGATTTCctcatttgaaattttttttaaagCTTTAGGTGAACACGGTGCTTCAAAG GGTAATAGAAAAGATGACGACCATCATGATAGTCATAGCCATCATGATACTGGTGATATTCATAATGATTATTTTGGTATAAGGATGTTGCAGAGAATAATTTTGCTAGTGAGGAAGTTATGGAGAAAAATATTGGCAGTGAGGAAGTTGTAA